A stretch of the Vigna radiata var. radiata cultivar VC1973A chromosome 7, Vradiata_ver6, whole genome shotgun sequence genome encodes the following:
- the LOC106768756 gene encoding pentatricopeptide repeat-containing protein At4g16390, chloroplastic, which translates to MAYNICSSPSSLFHDFPSISSSSSPSSSSSSSSSSRKFKLRNLSSSSFQPFHSHSATLHSKTLLHAPQVSLHEPISEQIPSEGNSEGNSTSSYKSSRIWVNPRSPRAKQLERKSYDARYNSLVNVANSLDSCNPSQEDVSLVLKNLGGRVLEQDAVTVINNMSNSLVVPFVLSYFQRRIRPTREAILYNVTLKVFRKNRDMDAIEKMFDEMLQRGVRPDNVTFSTIISCARICSVPHKAVEWFEKMPSFGCEPDEVTYSVMIDAYGRAGNIDMALRLYDRARTESWRLDTVTFSTLIRMYGLAGNYDGCLNVYQEMKVLGVKPNMVIYNTLLDAMGRAKRPWQAKSIFTEMMNNGLSPNWVTYASLLRAYGRGRYSEDALFVYKEMREKGMEMNTHLYNTLLAMCADLGLADEAFKIFEDMKSSATCLCDSWTFSSLITIYSCSGNVSDAERMLNEMIESGFEPTIFVLTSLVQCYGKAGRTDDVVKTFYQLLDLGLSPDDRFCGCLLNVMTQTPKEELFKLKDCVDKANPRLGSVVRYLVEGQEEGDGEFRKEASELFDSIADEVKKPFCNSLIDLSVNLNLMDMACQLLDLGLTREIYTDIQTKSQTQWSLHLKSLSLGASLTALHAWINDLSKVLESGEDLPPVLGINTGHGKHRYSEKGLASVVESHLNELNAPFHEAPDKAGWFLTTQVAAKSWLESRELVTA; encoded by the coding sequence ATGGCTTACAATATCTgctcttctccttcttctctcttccaCGATTTTCCCtccatctcttcttcttcttctccctcatcctcctcctcttcttcttcctcttctcgcAAATTCAAACTTCGAAActtgtcttcctcttcttttcaaccatttcattctcattctgcGACCCTGCATTCAAAAACCCTTCTCCATGCTCCACAGGTGTCCTTGCACGAACCCATTTCCGAACAGATACCATCGGAAGGGAATTCGGAGGGAAATTCCACGTCTTCCTATAAAAGTAGTCGTATTTGGGTGAATCCCCGAAGCCCGAGGGCGAAACAACTTGAGAGGAAATCCTACGATGCCAGGTATAATTCTCTTGTCAATGTCGCCAACTCCTTGGACTCTTGCAATCCCTCTCAAGAGGACGTGTCTCTGGTTTTGAAGAATTTGGGGGGTAGGGTTTTAGAGCAAGATGCTGTAACTGTCATCAACAACATGTCAAATTCCCTTGTCGTGCCCTTTGTTCTCAGCTACTTTCAGCGTAGGATTAGACCCACCAGAGAGGCCATTCTCTACAACGTCACTCTCAAGGTGTTTCGGAAGAACAGAGATATGGATGCCATCGAGAagatgtttgatgaaatgcttCAGCGAGGGGTCAGGCCTGATAATGTCACCTTCTCGACCATTATTAGCTGCGCTAGGATTTGTTCGGTACCCCATAAGGCCGTCGAGTGGTTTGAAAAGATGCCATCGTTTGGTTGTGAGCCTGATGAAGTTACCTACTCAGTTATGATTGATGCTTATGGCAGGGCTGGTAACATTGACATGGCTTTGCGCTTGTATGATCGTGCAAGGACCGAGAGTTGGCGCCTTGATACCGTTACCTTCTCTACCTTGATTAGGATGTATGGTTTGGCAGGGAATTACGATGGATGCCTAAATGTCTACCAAGAGATGAAGGTACTTGGTGTTAAACCAAACATGGTTATTTATAATACACTTTTAGATGCCATGGGGAGGGCTAAGAGGCCTTGGCAGGCCAAGAGTATATTTACTGAGATGATGAATAATGGATTGTCACCGAATTGGGTGACTTATGCGTCTCTCTTGCGAGCCTATGGTAGAGGGCGCTATAGCGAAGACGCTCTCTTTGTTTACAAGGAAATGAGGGAAAAGGGAATGGAGATGAATACTCATCTTTACAATACCCTTTTAGCAATGTGTGCCGATCTTGGTCTTGCTGATGAAGCATTTAAGATTTTCGAAGACATGAAAAGTTCTGCTACTTGCCTTTGTGACAGTTGGACGTTCTCGTCCTTGATTACCATCTATTCTTGCAGTGGGAACGTTTCAGATGCTGAAAGAATGTTGAATGAAATGATTGAATCTGGCTTTGAGCCTACTATTTTTGTTCTGACGTCGCTTGTGCAGTGCTATGGGAAGGCCGGGCGTACTGATGATGTTGTGAAGACGTTTTATCAACTTTTGGATTTGGGTCTCAGTCCAGACGACCGTTTCTGTGGTTGTCTTCTGAATGTTATGACCCAAACACCAAAAGAAGAACTTTTCAAGCTAAAAGATTGTGTGGATAAGGCTAATCCAAGGCTTGGGTCTGTGGTAAGATATTTGGTCGAAGGGCAGGAGGAGGGCGATGGAGAGTTTAGAAAAGAAGCTTCTGAACTCTTTGATTCAATTGCTGATGAAGTAAAGAAGCCCTTTTGCAATTCTCTGATCGATCTTAGTGTCAACCTGAATTTGATGGACATGGCATGCCAGCTTCTGGACCTAGGGTTGACTCGTGAAATATATACGGATATACAGACCAAGTCTCAAACTCAATGGTCTCTGCATCTGAAGAGTCTCTCGCTTGGAGCTTCGCTTACTGCGTTACATGCTTGGATAAATGATTTGTCCAAGGTTTTGGAATCAGGAGAGGATCTTCCACCAGTGCTTGGAATTAACACTGGTCATGGGAAACACAGGTATTCGGAAAAAGGTTTGGCAAGTGTAGTTGAATCACATTTAAACGAACTCAACGCTCCATTCCACGAGGCTCCAGATAAGGCTGGCTGGTTTTTGACTACACAGGTAGCAGCCAAGTCATGGCTGGAGTCTAGGGAACTGGTTACTGCATAA
- the LOC106766559 gene encoding two-pore potassium channel 1: MGGDEARQSLLSEHSNEKNDLQRRKPRGGDGLEKEVKFKGENDEQKPLNPQRTDVKPLAEFHFRPVLLWLAAYLGGGTICFLLTQHQIKGIKTNGFLDAIYFCVVTMTTVGYGDLVPDSQLSKLLACIYVFTGMALVGLILSKAADYIVEKQEIILVKTIFKGENIDPEQLTKEVETNKAKYKLILTASIFLVLMIAGTIFLYFIENLDFVDSFYCVCSTVTTLGYGDKSFSTTVGRAFAVFWILSSTICLAQSFAYIAEHYTEKRQRSLAKRVLARKLSHLDLEAADLDGDHVVSSTEFVLYKLKEMGKISQDDILTVLDIFRQLDFDQSGTLTEADLRYNPD, translated from the exons ATGGGTGGTGATGAGGCTCGACAATCATTGCTTTCAGAACATTCCAATGAGAAAAATGACCTTCAAAGGAGAAAGCCTAGAGGTGGTGATGGCTTGGAGAAGGAGGTCAAGTTCAAAGGAGAAAATGATGAACAAAAGCCTTTGAATCCTCAACGTACAGATGTAAAACCACTGGCAGAATTCCATTTCAGGCCAGTCTTGTTATGGTTAGCTGCATACCTAGGGGGAGGAACTATTTGCTTCCTTCTCACACAGCATCAGATTAAGGGCATAAAAACTAATGGCTTTCTTGATGCCATTTACTTCTGTGTTGTAACAATGACAACAGTTGGATATGGAGATCTTGTGCCAGATAGCCAACTGTCAAAACTTCTTGCTTGCATTTACGTCTTCACTGGAATGGCTCTTGTAGGTCTAATTCTTAGCAAGGCAGCAGATTATATTGTTGAAAAGCAGGAAATAATTCTAGTTAAAACCATATTCAAGGGTGAAAATATTGATCCAGAACAGCTTACCAAAGAGGTTGAAACCAACAAAGCTAAATACAAACTCATCCTGACAGCATCCATCTTTTTGGTGCTTATGATTGCGGGgactatttttctctattttattgaaaatctaGATTTTGTTGATTCCTTTTATTGTGTTTGTTCCACAGTCACTACATTAGGTTATGGGGATAAGAGCTTTTCCACCACTGTTGGTCGTGCTTTTGCTGTGTTCTGGATATTGAGCAGCACTATTTGCTTGGCTCAGTCTTTTGCTTATATTGCTGAACATTATACCGAAAAAAGACAAAGGTCCCTTGCAAAAAGGGTTCTTGCACGAAAATTGTCCCACCTTGATCTTGAGGCAGCTGATCTTGATGGAGATCATGTAGTCAG TTCTACAGAGTTCGTTTTGTATAAGCTGAAGGAAATGGGAAAGATCAGCCAAGATGATATTTTAACTGTTCTGGATATTTTTAGACAACTAGATTTTGATCAATCAGGAACACTGACAGAAGCGGATCTCAGATATAACCCTGACTGA
- the LOC106766560 gene encoding uncharacterized protein LOC106766560 isoform X2, which translates to MMLINRRMAQLSEEPLGDFLTIEEAKTQEDYSEQVSAAEHDTDVLIIAEEEGGTGNSSEDQPANTDELNRKFEEFIRKMKEEMRIEAQRQPIEV; encoded by the exons ATGATGCTTATAAATAGGAGGATG GCACAGCTTTCTGAAGAGCCTCTTGGAGATTTTCTTACGATTGAAGAAGCGAAAACGCAAGAAGATTATTCTGAACAAGTATCTGCAGCTGAACATGACACGGACGTGTTGATTATTGCAGAGGAAGAAGGAGGAACAGGAAATAGTAGTGAAGATCAACCGGCAAATACAGATGAACTGAATAGAAAGTTCGAAGAGTTTATAAGGAAAATGAAGGAGGAGATGAGGATTGAAGCTCAACGACAACCAATTGAAGTGTAG
- the LOC106766560 gene encoding uncharacterized protein LOC106766560 isoform X1 codes for MDCKYQIDRKKKAQLSEEPLGDFLTIEEAKTQEDYSEQVSAAEHDTDVLIIAEEEGGTGNSSEDQPANTDELNRKFEEFIRKMKEEMRIEAQRQPIEV; via the exons ATGGATTGTAAATATCAGATTGATAGGAAGAAGAAA GCACAGCTTTCTGAAGAGCCTCTTGGAGATTTTCTTACGATTGAAGAAGCGAAAACGCAAGAAGATTATTCTGAACAAGTATCTGCAGCTGAACATGACACGGACGTGTTGATTATTGCAGAGGAAGAAGGAGGAACAGGAAATAGTAGTGAAGATCAACCGGCAAATACAGATGAACTGAATAGAAAGTTCGAAGAGTTTATAAGGAAAATGAAGGAGGAGATGAGGATTGAAGCTCAACGACAACCAATTGAAGTGTAG
- the LOC106765421 gene encoding TPD1 protein homolog 1-like isoform X1 produces the protein MACFFLQLFQVKQIESTSDIRMKVGFKSAKARSFCTVSVASLFAMLLVRDVIIHREGERDAGIAEMFFSKGNRTVITSRKLLQSADDGGLNHIGTVCSKEEIVIYQGEVPPLPTGIPSYTVQIMNMCASDCDIADIRLHCGWFSSARLINPKVFRRVGYDDCLVNDGKPLASGKTVSFQYSNTFRYPLSVSSVVCSS, from the exons ATGGCTTGCTTCTTTCTTCAGCTTTTTCAGGTTAAGCAGATTGAGAGCACTTCAGATATCAGAATGAAAGTTGGGTTTAAAAGTGCCAAAGCTAGAAGCTTTTGCACGGTCTCTGTTGCCTCGCTCTTTGCCATGCTTTTAG TGAGGGATGTGATAATTCACAGGGAAGGTGAGAGGGACGCAGGCATTGCAGAGATGTTTTTCTCCAAAGGAAACCGAACAGTAATCACCTCACGGAAGCTGCTGCAATCTGCTG ATGATGGGGGCTTGAACCATATAGGAACGGTGTGCTCAAAGGAGGAGATAGTGATATATCAGGGGGAAGTGCCCCCTCTTCCCACGGGGATTCCATCGTACACAGTTCAAATAATGAACATGTGCGCCAGTGATTGCGACATAGCAGACATACGCCTCCACTGTGGGTGGTTCAGTTCAGCACGTTTGATAAACCCCAAAGTGTTTCGCAGAGTGGGATACGATGATTGCCTAGTCAATGATGGAAAACCTCTTGCCTCAGGAAAAACCGTCTCCTTTCAATATTCCAACACTTTTCGCTACCCTCTCTCCGTTTCATCTGTTGTTTGCTCCTCATGA
- the LOC106765421 gene encoding TPD1 protein homolog 1-like isoform X2, whose amino-acid sequence MKVGFKSAKARSFCTVSVASLFAMLLVRDVIIHREGERDAGIAEMFFSKGNRTVITSRKLLQSADDGGLNHIGTVCSKEEIVIYQGEVPPLPTGIPSYTVQIMNMCASDCDIADIRLHCGWFSSARLINPKVFRRVGYDDCLVNDGKPLASGKTVSFQYSNTFRYPLSVSSVVCSS is encoded by the exons ATGAAAGTTGGGTTTAAAAGTGCCAAAGCTAGAAGCTTTTGCACGGTCTCTGTTGCCTCGCTCTTTGCCATGCTTTTAG TGAGGGATGTGATAATTCACAGGGAAGGTGAGAGGGACGCAGGCATTGCAGAGATGTTTTTCTCCAAAGGAAACCGAACAGTAATCACCTCACGGAAGCTGCTGCAATCTGCTG ATGATGGGGGCTTGAACCATATAGGAACGGTGTGCTCAAAGGAGGAGATAGTGATATATCAGGGGGAAGTGCCCCCTCTTCCCACGGGGATTCCATCGTACACAGTTCAAATAATGAACATGTGCGCCAGTGATTGCGACATAGCAGACATACGCCTCCACTGTGGGTGGTTCAGTTCAGCACGTTTGATAAACCCCAAAGTGTTTCGCAGAGTGGGATACGATGATTGCCTAGTCAATGATGGAAAACCTCTTGCCTCAGGAAAAACCGTCTCCTTTCAATATTCCAACACTTTTCGCTACCCTCTCTCCGTTTCATCTGTTGTTTGCTCCTCATGA
- the LOC106765420 gene encoding uncharacterized protein LOC106765420, giving the protein MNSVKLRPELHIPISSSNPSLCVKPIKFLVVSSYGKSLKHPPSKFALSLRENRGIEEHKRSVVVLRDQKGISNSSVVIMGAVCVGILAVFLSEEKALALGPEGPLVEEFWDNVRRYGLYALTVSTGALYTIFRPILDLLRNPVSAIFIIVLFGGSIYLVSQVLSAMVGVSEFSYDYGY; this is encoded by the coding sequence ATGAACAGTGTGAAGTTGAGACCAGAGCTTCACATTccaatttcttcttcaaatcCTTCACTGTGCGTCAAACCCATCAAATTTCTGGTAGTATCGTCGTATGGCAAAAGCTTAAAGCATCCACCTTCCAAATTCGCACTCAGTCTGAGAGAAAACAGAGGAATCGAAGAGCATAAACGGAGCGTGGTTGTACTGAGAGATCAGAAGGGTATTTCAAATTCCAGTGTTGTGATAATGGGAGCGGTGTGTGTGGGGATTCTGGCGGTGTTTCTGAGTGAGGAGAAGGCTTTGGCACTGGGCCCTGAAGGCCCACTGGTGGAAGAGTTTTGGGACAACGTCAGGAGATATGGGCTCTACGCTCTCACCGTCAGCACAGGTGCTCTTTACACCATCTTCCGCCCCATACTCGACCTTCTCAGGAATCCCGTTTCCGCCATTTTCATTATTGTTCTTTTCGGGGGTTCCATCTACCTTGTCTCGCAAGTCCTCTCTGCAATGGTTGGTGTCTCTGAATTTTCTTACGATTATGGATACTAA
- the LOC106765462 gene encoding protein NAR1: MSEKFSAALRIGDLNDFIAPSQACIVSLKGLKKNDKPEVSLANKQVKSEPVKISLKDCLACSGCVTSAETVMLEKQSLDEFLNNINSGKAVIVSLSPQSRASIAVHFGISPIQVFRKLTRFFKSLGVKAIFDTSCSRDLTLVESCVEFVTRYRQNQLVDDERSKSSLPMITSACPGWICYAEKQLGSFVLPYISSVKSPQQTVGVIIKNYVCQELGLRPEEVYHVTVMPCYDKKLEAARDDFVFQSESHVEGHENEINMISEVDSVLTTGEVLELIQSKEVDFKSLDETPLDKMLTNINEEGFLYGVRGSSGGYAETIFRYAAKTLFGRQMDDSLTFRNIRNSDFQEVTLEVEGKTVLKFALCYGFRNLQNIVRKLKTGKCDYHFLEIMACPSGCLNGGGQIKPISGQSPKELSQLLESVYMENVLAASPFDNPIIKGLYDKWLEQPGSVKARRYMHTQYHPVEKSITSQLHNW; the protein is encoded by the exons ATGTCGGAGAAATTTTCGGCAGCGCTTCGGATCGGAGATCTCAACGATTTCATCGCTCCATCGCAGGCATGTATTGTTTCCCTCAAGGGATTGAAAAAGAACGATAAACCAGAG GTATCACTTGCTAACAAGCAGGTCAAGTCTGAACCTGTTAAAATTTCGCTCAAGGATTGTTTGGCATGCAG TGGTTGTGTCACATCGGCTGAGACAGTTATGCTGGAGAAGCAAAGTTTGGATGAGTTTCTGAACAATATTAATTCAGGAAAGGCTGTGATTGTGTCTCTTTCTCCCCAGTCAAGGGCTTCTATTGCTGTTCATTTTGGCATTTCTCCAATTCAG GTTTTCAGAAAACTGACAAGATTTTTTAAGTCCTTGGGAGTGAAGGCAATTTTTGATACCAGCTGCAGTAGAGATTTGACCCTTGTCGAATCTTGTGTGGAGTTCGTCACAAGGTATAGACAGAATCAATTGGTTGATGATGAAAGGAGTAAATCAAGCCTACCTATGATTACATCTGCATGCCCAG GTTGGATATGCTATGCCGAAAAGCAACTTGGATCCTTTGTTCTTCCTTACATTTCATCAGTGAAGAGTCCACAGCAAACAGTGGGAGTTATCATAAAGAACTATGTTTGCCAAGAATTAGGACTCAG GCCTGAAGAAGTTTACCATGTCACCGTAATGCCTTGTTATGATAAAAAGCTTGAGGCTGCTAGGGATGACTTTGTTTTCCAATCCGAGTCCCACGTTGAAGGgcacgaaaatgaaattaatatgaTTTCAGAGGTAGATTCAGTATTGACTACGGGAGAAGTTTTGGAATTGATTCAG TCAAAAGAAGTTGATTTTAAAAGCCTAGATGAGACTCCTCTGGACAAAAT GCTAACAAATATCAATGAAGAAGGATTCCTTTATGGGGTCCGTGGAAGCTCTGGAGGTTATGCAGAAACAATTTTTCGATATGCTGCTAAAACACTTTTTGGAAGACAAATGGATGATTCTTTGACCTTTAGAAACATCAGGAATTCAGATTTTCAGGAAGTGACTTTGGAG GTTGAGGGAAAAACAGTGTTGAAATTTGCTCTGTGTTATGGTTTCCGGAACCTACAGAACATTGTACGAAAACTTAAAACTGGGAAATGTGATTATCATTTCCTAGAAATCATGGCATGCCCTTCAG GTTGCTTAAATGGGGGAGGTCAAATTAAACCAATTTCAGGGCAGTCTCCTAAAGAACTGAGTCAGTTGTTAGAATCAGTTTACATGGAAAAT GTTTTGGCAGCATCACCATTTGACAATCCCATTATTAAAGGCTTGTATGACAAGTGGCTTGAGCAGCCAGGTTCTGTGAAAGCTAGAAGATACATGCACACCCAATATCATCCTGTTGAGAAAAGCATTACTTCTCAGTTGCATAATTGGTGA
- the LOC106765481 gene encoding CASP-like protein 2B1, which produces MSYLGLGVSPGTVPVYHGSNLKALDRKVRIAEMVLRGVSLGLGVLAIVLVVTDSQVKEFFSFQKKAKFTDMKALVFLVIANGLTVGYSLIQGLRCVVSMVRGHVLFSKPLAWLIFSGDQVMAYVTVAAVAAALQSGMIGKAGQAELQWMKVCNMYGKFCNQMGEGIGSSLVVSLSMVVLSCISAFSLFRLYGSNKNKHSGW; this is translated from the exons ATGAGTTATTTGGGTTTGGGTGTGAGTCCTGGTACTGTTCCAGTGTACCATGGATCAAATCTCAAAGCTTTGGATAGGAAGGTGAGGATAGCAGAGATGGTGCTAAGGGGTGTGAGCCTTGGTCTAGGAGTTCTTGCCATTGTTCTTGTGGTGACTGATTCCCAAGTCAAAGAGTTTTTCTCCTTTCAGAAGAAAGCTAAATTTACAGACATGAAGGCTTTGGT GTTCTTGGTGATTGCAAATGGACTAACTGTTGGGTACTCCTTGATCCAAGGATTGCGCTGTGTTGTGAGTATGGTTAGAGGACATGTACTCTTCAGCAAACCCTTAGCTTGGCTCATTTTCTCTGGTGATCAG GTGATGGCTTATGTGACAGTGGCTGCAGTGGCGGCTGCATTGCAATCTGGCATGATTGGAAAGGCAGGGCAAGCAGAACTTCAGTGGATGAAGGTGTGCAACATGTATGGCAAATTCTGCAACCAAATGGGAGAAGGGATAGGAAGTTCTTTAGTGGTTAGCCTTAGTATGGTGGTTCTGTCATGTATTTCTGCTTTTAGTCTCTTCCGTTTGTATGGCagcaacaaaaacaaacattCAGGTTGGTAG
- the LOC106767964 gene encoding PLASMODESMATA CALLOSE-BINDING PROTEIN 5 isoform X2, translating to MNSPMLKVLIALLLLAVSFQAHGQFEEWCIADEQTPDEELQRAMDWACENGGADCSMIKVNQPCYLPNTLKKHASYVFNSYYQRFKHKGGSCYFNSAAITTDLDPSHGSCKYELLP from the exons ATGAATTCTCCAATGCTGAAAGTTCTAATAGCTCTGTTGCTTTTGGCTGTATCTTTTCAAGCACATG GACAGTTTGAGGAATGGTGCATAGCAGATGAACAGACCCCAGATGAGGAGTTACAGAGGGCCATGGATTGGGCTTGTGAAAATGGTGGAGCAGATTGCAGCATGATAAAAGTGAACCAACCATGTTACCTTCCAAATACCTTGAAGAAGCATGCCTCCTATGTCTTCAACAGTTACTATCAGAGGTTCAAGCACAAAGGAGGCTCTTGCTACTTCAATTCTGCTGCAATCACCACTGATCTTGACCCAA GTCATGGCTCATGCAAGTATGAATTGCTTCCTTGA
- the LOC106767964 gene encoding glucan endo-1,3-beta-glucosidase 12 isoform X1, translating into MNSPMLKVLIALLLLAVSFQAHVLLEKFSGQFEEWCIADEQTPDEELQRAMDWACENGGADCSMIKVNQPCYLPNTLKKHASYVFNSYYQRFKHKGGSCYFNSAAITTDLDPSHGSCKYELLP; encoded by the exons ATGAATTCTCCAATGCTGAAAGTTCTAATAGCTCTGTTGCTTTTGGCTGTATCTTTTCAAGCACATG TGTTATTGGAAAAATTTTCAGGACAGTTTGAGGAATGGTGCATAGCAGATGAACAGACCCCAGATGAGGAGTTACAGAGGGCCATGGATTGGGCTTGTGAAAATGGTGGAGCAGATTGCAGCATGATAAAAGTGAACCAACCATGTTACCTTCCAAATACCTTGAAGAAGCATGCCTCCTATGTCTTCAACAGTTACTATCAGAGGTTCAAGCACAAAGGAGGCTCTTGCTACTTCAATTCTGCTGCAATCACCACTGATCTTGACCCAA GTCATGGCTCATGCAAGTATGAATTGCTTCCTTGA